The nucleotide sequence GACGCTGCCGAACCGCGGCCTCGACATGGACGTCGATGCCGAGCTGGCGCGCCTCAACGAACGCAGCCGCATCCGGGAGGTCCGCTGATGAGCCTGCAACCCGCCGCCCGCACGCGCTTCTACAAGGACAAGCGCAACGGCAAGGTCATGGGCGTCTGCGCGGGCATCGCCGATTATACCGGGATCGACGTCACCATCGTCCGGATCCTGATGTTCATCGCCCTGTGGCTGAGCGGCTTCAGCATCCTGCCGGTGTATTTCGTGGCCGGCTTCATCGCGGAAGACCGCCCGCGCGAGCTGAGCAACGACACGCCGGAGGATCGCCGCTTCTGGCAGCAGGTGCGCGCCTCCCCTGCCCGCACGGCCCGCGACATCCGCGCCAACCTGCGCGCGATCGACCGCCGCCTGGTCGATGTCGAAAGCTATGTCCTGACCAGCAACCGAAGTCTCGCCCGCGAGATCGAGCAGCTTCGCTAGCCTGGCCGCCGCAAGGATCTGACGCCCATGGAACTCGGACTGCTCATCCCCATCATCGCCATCCTGATGGGTCCGGTGATGTATCTCCTCCATCTCAAGGAGATGAAGATCAAGCGGAGCCATGCGCTGGAGGATGGCAATTCCGCCCAGCAGGCCAAGCGGATCGACGATCTGGAGCAGAGGCTTCGCGTGCTTGAGCGGATCATGACCGACGGGGGCATGCAGACGGCCGCGCAGATCGAGGCGTTGCGCGACGTGCCGACGATGTCCGAGCGGAGCCGCGAGACAATCGTTCAGTAGGGCGGCTTACGACCTGTCGCATTGTCGGCTCGCGCCAGCGCGGAGCCGCCGGTTAGTGGGAGTTATCGGGTGGACGACAAACCTTGGTTCATACTTGCCTTCTTCATGATCGTCGTCGGGATCCCGGTGATCGCCGGGGTGATCGGGGACGTCTACAAGAGGCGCCTCAAACTGCGTGAGCGGGAGCTCGAGCTGCTCGGCTCCGAGACCGCCGAGAAGGCGGCGCAATATGCGAGCCGGGTTGGCGAACTCGAGCAGCGCGTGCGCGTGCTCGAGCGCATCCTTACCGACGGCGGCGTGCAGACGGCGGCCCAGATCGAGGCGCTCCGCGATACGCCCCCCATCTTCGCCGGGACACGGGAGAAGGTGCAGTGAGCCGTGAGTTGATGGTCGTCCTGATCGTTGCCATCGTCATGGCCGCGACGGTGCTGCGGGCGCGCTACCGCTCTCGCTCGGTCGGGCACGGCCTTCCCGATGCGCGGGCCAGCGAAGTATCGCTTCGGCTGCGCGAAGAGGTCAGGCAGCTCAAGGAGCGGCTGGCGGTGATCGAACGAATCACGGTCGAGAAGGAAAACAGCCTCGCGCGCGAGATCGAGGATTTGCGCAACAAGTAACCGATCCGGCAGGGGGGAACGAGTGATGGTCTCGGAGGAAGAGTTCGCCATCGTGGCAATGATCGCGATGTTCTTCGCGTTCACGACCCTCATGCTTCTGCTGCGTGGACGCGGCCTCAAGAAGAGGCTTTGGCGCGAGGAGGAGCGTTCGCTTCATCTCACCCGCGCGCTTGCGCCGGCAGCGAGCGTGGTGGCGGCTCCGGCGCTCGCGCAGGAGCGCCCGGCACGCGACGAGGAACTGGTGGAGCTTGCGCAGGCGGGTTCAGGTGCTCGAGCGGATCACGGTCGAGAAGGAGCACAGCCTTGCCCGCGAGATCGAGGAACTGCGGGTCCGCTGAATTTCACGCGGCAGGAGAAGAAGGTGTTGGGCTCCTGCTTTCGCAGGGGAACGGCATCGCCTAGATAGAAGGCGTGACCCTTCCTCCCCTTTCCGCCATCCTTGACGATTACGAACTGCTCGACAGCGAGGAGCGCTACCGGCTGCTGATCGACCTCGGCCGCGACCTCGAGCCGATGCCGGCCGCGCTGAAGACCGAGGCGACCAAGGTGCGCGGCTGTTCGGCGAGCGTGTGGGTCTATCCGACCACGCTGGAGGACGGCCGGCTGCACTTCCTCGCCGACAGCAATGCGGCGATCACCAAGGGGATCGTGGCGCTGGTGCTGAGCGCGGTGCAGGACCGCTCGCCCGCCGCCATCGTCGCGACGGACATCGCCGGGGAGCTGGCGCCGTTCGAGCTTTCGCGGCAGTTGTCGTCCAACCGGACGCAGGGCATTCCGAACATGATCGCACTGGTGCAGGATACGGCGAAACGCCTCGCATGACCGATTTTCGCGACGAGTTCGCCACCACGTTCGATCCCGGGCGCTTCTTCGCCCTCGCCCGGCAAGTGGGTCACGGGCGAGCGCTCGGCCTCGACTATCGCGGGCATGGCGAGGATTGGGTCGAGCTGGCGCTGCCGTGGCGGCCGGAGCTGGTCAGCATGACTGACACCGGCACCATGGCGACAGGCGCGATCGTCAGCCTTGTGGACACCTGCTCAGGCACGTCGGTGTGGACACGCATGGGCGGATTTCGGCCGATCGTGACGCTGGACCTGAGGCTGGACTACCTCCGTCCCGCTGCGAAGGGCGAGGAAGTGATCGCGCGCTGCGAATGCTACAAGTTGACGCGGCAGGTCGCCTTCGTGCGCGGCGTGGCGCATGGCGGCGATCCGGAGCGGCCGATCGCCCACAGTGTCGCGACCTTCATGACGGTGAGCTAGGGCGCGGCCCGCCGCTCCTCGGCCTTGCGAAGCACGTCATAAGCGGCCTGGACCGCCTGGAATTTCTTCGCCGCTTCCTCGTCGCCGGGCTTGAGGTCCGGATGGCTTTCCTTGGCGAGGCGCCGGTGAGCGGCTTTCACGTCGGCGAAGCTGGCATCGCTTTCCAGTTCGAGCAGGGAGAGAGCCCGCATCTCCTCTCGGCTGCGGGTGCCGTCGCCGGGGCCGCCCCACTGCCAGTGCGCGCTCTGCTTGAAGCCGTTGGCGCCGCGCTGTTCATCAGCCTCGCGGGCAGCGGCCTCGGCAGCGGAGAGGTTGGCGAAATAGTCCCAATTCTTGTTGTACTCGGCGGCGTGTGCTTCGCAGAAGTACCAGCGCTCCGGGCTGTTTGGAGCCTTGGGCGCCGGGCGGTCGCCAACCTCCGTGCAGCCTTCGCGGTCGCACAACCGCACCCGCGTCGCTTCCCGTCCCTTGTCGGCATAGGAGCGCCAGCGGGGAAATCCCCAGTCATTGGAACGGGTGAAGCGGGCCATTGCCTTCTAACTAGTCGGTGGCGATGAAAGTGCCAGAGGGCCTGTAAGCCGGGTTCTGTCCTCCGCCTTGCGGCAGATGTGCGGCCATTCCTCTCGGCCGGCGCTTGCGCGACGGCTCCAGCAACCAACCCGGGCGACGAGCCGGAACAGGCCCATGTGTCGCCCCTATTCGGTCTTGCACCCGGTGGGGTTTACCGTGCCGGCTGCCGTTGCCGGAGCCGCGGTGCGCTCTTGCCGCACCCTTTCGCCCTTACCGCCCCGAGGAGCGGCGGTCTGCTTTCTGTGGCACTGTCCCTGACTCCGCTTGCACGAAGCCGCCGGGCGTTACCCGGCACCGTTATTCCGTGGTGCCCGGACTTTCCTCGGCGGGGAGCAAGCTCCCCGACGCGGCCGCCCGGCCCTCTGGCAAACGGCCGGATAGCAGAACAATCAGCGTCCGACCATCGCCTCGGCGGTCGGCAGCTGATAGTTCTTCCACTGCTCGCGAAGGGTCTTCTTCGAAAGCTTGCCGGTCGCCGTGTGCGGCAGCTCTTCCACGAACTCGATCGCGTCGGGCATCCACCAGCGAGCGATATGCTTCGCGAGATGCTCGCGGATGGCCTCCTCGTGCACGTCGCTGCCGGGGCGGCGTACGATCAGCAGCAGAGGGCGCTCGTCCCACTTGGGATGGGCGATGCCGATCGCCGCGGCTTCGGCCACCCCGGGCACCCCGACCGCGGCGTTTTCGAGTTCGATCGAGCTGATCCACTCGCCGCCGGACTTGATGACGTCCTTGGCACGATCGGTGATCTGCATGGTGCCGTCGGGATGGAGCGCAGCGACGTCGCCGGAATCAAACCAGCCGTCGGCGTCCGTCGCGCTCTGCTCTTCCTTGAAGTAGCGCTCGATGATCCAGTCGCCGCGGGTCTGGAGGCGGCCGCTGGCGATCCCGTCGCGGGGCAGGATATTGCCCTCGTCATCGACGATGCGCAGCTCGACCCCGAACGGAATCCGACCCTGACGGCAGACGAAGTCGACCTGTTCCTCGTCGGTCAGCTCATCCCAATTGGCGGGCGGCGTTCCGCAGGTGCCGATCGGGCTCATCTCGGTCATTCCCCAGGCGTGGCCGACGGCAACGCCCTTCCGGCGGAACCATTCGACCATCGCGCGAGGCGCGGCCGAGCCGCCGATGGTGACGCTCTTCAGAGGGCCGAGCTGGTCGCCGGTGCGCTCGATATGGTCGATCATGCCGAGCCAGACGGTCGGCACGCCCGCCGAGTGGGTGACGCCCTCGTTGCGGAAGAGGTCGCACATCTGCTGCGGGCGATAGTCGGCGGAGAGGACGAGCTTGGCCCCGACCATCGGCGCCGCCCAGGGAACCCCCCAGGCATTGGCATGGAACATCGGCACGATGGGAAGGACGACGCTTCGGCAGCTCAGTTCGAAGACGTCCGGGCCGACTTCGACAAGCGTGTGAAGCATGGTCGAGCGATGCTCGTAAAGGACGCCCTTGGGATTGCCGGTGGTGCCACTGGTGTAGCAGAGGCCGCACGGCTCGCGCTCGTCGCCCTCGACCCAGGCGAAATCGTCGTCTTCCGCGTCGATCCACTGGCGAAAGCCGCCATCGTCCATGCAGACATAATGCTCGATCGTCTGCCACTGCGGCTTCATCTTCTCGACCAGTGGCGCGAAGGCGTGATCGTAGAGGAGCACGCGGTCCTCGGCGTGATT is from Sphingomonas sp. LHG3406-1 and encodes:
- the pspC gene encoding envelope stress response membrane protein PspC — translated: MSLQPAARTRFYKDKRNGKVMGVCAGIADYTGIDVTIVRILMFIALWLSGFSILPVYFVAGFIAEDRPRELSNDTPEDRRFWQQVRASPARTARDIRANLRAIDRRLVDVESYVLTSNRSLAREIEQLR
- a CDS encoding SufE family protein — translated: MTLPPLSAILDDYELLDSEERYRLLIDLGRDLEPMPAALKTEATKVRGCSASVWVYPTTLEDGRLHFLADSNAAITKGIVALVLSAVQDRSPAAIVATDIAGELAPFELSRQLSSNRTQGIPNMIALVQDTAKRLA
- a CDS encoding PaaI family thioesterase; its protein translation is MTDFRDEFATTFDPGRFFALARQVGHGRALGLDYRGHGEDWVELALPWRPELVSMTDTGTMATGAIVSLVDTCSGTSVWTRMGGFRPIVTLDLRLDYLRPAAKGEEVIARCECYKLTRQVAFVRGVAHGGDPERPIAHSVATFMTVS
- a CDS encoding J domain-containing protein encodes the protein MARFTRSNDWGFPRWRSYADKGREATRVRLCDREGCTEVGDRPAPKAPNSPERWYFCEAHAAEYNKNWDYFANLSAAEAAAREADEQRGANGFKQSAHWQWGGPGDGTRSREEMRALSLLELESDASFADVKAAHRRLAKESHPDLKPGDEEAAKKFQAVQAAYDVLRKAEERRAAP
- a CDS encoding long-chain fatty acid--CoA ligase, encoding MSILGAMQHQQLRVMRLVDHAAREHGSREIVSAWGDGSITRTDWRGVATDARRMAKALTRLGIQRGDRVATLAMNHAHHLTSWYGAIGMGGILHTINPRLFPDQLAYIANHAEDRVLLYDHAFAPLVEKMKPQWQTIEHYVCMDDGGFRQWIDAEDDDFAWVEGDEREPCGLCYTSGTTGNPKGVLYEHRSTMLHTLVEVGPDVFELSCRSVVLPIVPMFHANAWGVPWAAPMVGAKLVLSADYRPQQMCDLFRNEGVTHSAGVPTVWLGMIDHIERTGDQLGPLKSVTIGGSAAPRAMVEWFRRKGVAVGHAWGMTEMSPIGTCGTPPANWDELTDEEQVDFVCRQGRIPFGVELRIVDDEGNILPRDGIASGRLQTRGDWIIERYFKEEQSATDADGWFDSGDVAALHPDGTMQITDRAKDVIKSGGEWISSIELENAAVGVPGVAEAAAIGIAHPKWDERPLLLIVRRPGSDVHEEAIREHLAKHIARWWMPDAIEFVEELPHTATGKLSKKTLREQWKNYQLPTAEAMVGR